One part of the Zymomonas mobilis subsp. pomaceae ATCC 29192 genome encodes these proteins:
- the cysG gene encoding siroheme synthase CysG: MDYLPLFADLKQRPVLVVGGGEVAARKIRLLRQAGARVKIVSKTLTAELKDLQDEGKIQWIAQDFQAEQLDDIFLVIAATNNHALNTEIFEAAEQRQRLINVVDDQSKCSFIFPSIVDRSPVTIAISSAGHAPVLIRLLREKLEALLPQSLGEMAKIAGRWRPRIKKYFPKIKDRRRFWEKAFTGLFAHQVAKGQITEAEATLENQLENIENTKGEIILVGAGPGDADLLTLRGLQAIQEADVVLYDYLVSQSVLDMIRRDASRFCVGKRAGHHSVAQAETNQMLVSLALEGKRVVRLKGGDPFIFGRGGEELQAAKAAGIPFQVVPGITAASGAAAYAGIPLTHRDYSQSVVFITGHCRKDSDGLDWATLARSHQTLAIYMGTVKAAQISEQLIRYGRATDTPVAVIARAATPDQQVFIGRLDQLENLVQQALTPALLIIGEVAALHSHLAWFRHQSNREDQHSSVMNLA, translated from the coding sequence ATGGATTATCTCCCACTTTTTGCTGATCTTAAACAACGCCCTGTATTGGTCGTCGGGGGGGGCGAGGTGGCTGCACGAAAAATCAGGCTTCTTCGACAAGCGGGGGCTAGGGTAAAGATTGTTTCTAAAACGCTGACCGCTGAACTCAAAGATTTACAGGATGAAGGAAAAATTCAGTGGATCGCGCAGGATTTTCAAGCTGAACAGCTTGATGATATTTTTCTTGTCATTGCCGCGACCAATAATCATGCTCTCAATACAGAAATTTTCGAAGCAGCAGAGCAACGTCAACGCCTTATTAATGTCGTCGATGATCAAAGCAAATGTTCCTTTATTTTCCCTTCTATTGTCGATCGTTCGCCGGTCACTATCGCCATATCTTCGGCTGGCCACGCCCCTGTTCTGATACGATTATTACGTGAAAAGCTAGAAGCCCTTTTGCCCCAAAGTCTAGGGGAAATGGCAAAAATAGCGGGGCGCTGGCGACCCCGTATCAAGAAATATTTTCCTAAAATAAAGGATCGACGCCGTTTCTGGGAGAAAGCCTTCACGGGCCTTTTTGCCCATCAGGTAGCCAAAGGCCAAATAACTGAAGCCGAGGCAACGCTCGAAAACCAACTCGAGAACATCGAAAATACCAAAGGCGAAATTATTTTAGTGGGCGCTGGGCCCGGGGATGCCGATTTATTAACACTTCGGGGTTTGCAGGCCATCCAAGAGGCTGATGTTGTCTTATATGACTATCTTGTCAGCCAGTCCGTGCTTGATATGATCCGCCGCGATGCCAGCCGTTTTTGTGTCGGTAAACGGGCTGGTCATCATTCCGTAGCGCAAGCTGAAACTAATCAAATGCTAGTATCGCTCGCCCTTGAAGGTAAGCGTGTCGTCCGTCTTAAAGGCGGCGATCCTTTTATTTTCGGGCGCGGTGGTGAAGAACTACAAGCCGCCAAAGCTGCCGGCATACCCTTTCAGGTCGTGCCTGGCATCACTGCCGCCTCTGGGGCTGCCGCTTATGCGGGTATTCCACTTACGCATCGCGATTATTCTCAAAGCGTTGTCTTTATCACAGGACATTGCCGTAAAGACAGCGACGGTTTGGATTGGGCAACCCTTGCCCGCAGCCATCAGACTTTAGCTATTTATATGGGTACCGTAAAAGCTGCCCAAATCAGTGAACAGCTTATCCGTTATGGGCGGGCCACCGATACGCCGGTTGCGGTTATTGCACGGGCAGCCACGCCGGACCAACAAGTATTCATTGGCCGTCTCGATCAACTAGAGAACCTTGTCCAGCAGGCTTTAACCCCTGCACTTTTAATAATTGGCGAAGTCGCCGCCCTACACTCTCACCTTGCATGGTTTCGCCATCAATCTAATAGAGAAGACCAACACTCTTCTGTTATGAATCTGGCTTAA
- the cysD gene encoding sulfate adenylyltransferase subunit CysD has protein sequence MNEERLTHLRQLEAESIYIIREVAAEFGNPVMLYSIGKDSSVMLHLARKAFYPGTLPFPLLHVDTGWKFREMYEFRDHTAQEYGFNLLIHRNPEGEAMGINPFIHGSAKHTDIMKTEGLKQALNKYGFDAAFGGARRDEEKSRAKERIYSFRDKFHRWDPKNQRPELWHNYNGQINKGESIRVFPLSNWTELDIWQYIYLENIEIVPLYLAAPRPVVERDGMLMMVDDDRIDLKPDEKIEERMVRFRTLGCWPLTGAVESQAQTLPQIIEEMLVSTTSERQGRVIDRDQSGSMELKKRQGYF, from the coding sequence ATGAACGAAGAACGGCTCACACATTTACGGCAGCTAGAAGCGGAAAGTATTTACATTATCCGTGAAGTCGCCGCTGAATTTGGTAATCCGGTAATGCTTTACTCCATCGGTAAAGATTCTTCTGTGATGTTACATCTGGCACGGAAGGCTTTTTATCCGGGAACATTGCCCTTTCCTTTGCTTCACGTCGATACTGGCTGGAAATTCCGCGAAATGTATGAATTCCGCGACCATACCGCCCAAGAATACGGTTTTAACCTGTTGATACATCGCAATCCAGAAGGGGAAGCGATGGGCATTAATCCTTTTATTCATGGTAGTGCCAAACATACCGATATTATGAAGACCGAAGGGTTAAAACAGGCGCTCAATAAATATGGTTTTGATGCAGCCTTTGGAGGTGCCAGACGGGACGAAGAAAAATCACGCGCCAAAGAACGGATATATTCTTTCCGCGATAAATTTCATCGTTGGGACCCGAAAAATCAACGCCCAGAACTTTGGCATAATTACAATGGCCAAATCAATAAAGGCGAAAGTATCCGCGTTTTCCCACTGTCTAACTGGACAGAGCTGGATATTTGGCAATATATTTATCTCGAAAACATCGAAATTGTGCCGCTTTATTTGGCTGCCCCCCGCCCTGTCGTCGAGCGTGACGGTATGCTTATGATGGTAGATGATGATCGGATTGATCTTAAACCCGATGAAAAAATTGAAGAACGGATGGTGCGTTTTCGGACGCTCGGCTGTTGGCCATTAACGGGGGCTGTTGAATCACAGGCTCAGACTTTGCCGCAAATCATTGAAGAAATGCTGGTTTCGACCACCAGTGAACGACAAGGACGCGTCATTGACCGTGATCAGTCGGGATCAATGGAACTGAAAAAACGTCAAGGCTATTTCTAG